In Bombus fervidus isolate BK054 chromosome 11, iyBomFerv1, whole genome shotgun sequence, a single genomic region encodes these proteins:
- the Cn-iiib gene encoding cytosolic 5'-nucleotidase IIIB, which yields MTSEINLDDFPTLKLKHVHIKDKKRLLRTINTMLTDGCNSLQIVTDFDLTLTKQHVNGKKVLSSFGIFSKCKQLPEIYAKESSRLYQKYRPIEIDPNLSIEVKTEAMREWMIAAEEILKGIPFTPDEIPEISNIYGTHLRDGTKEFFKKLHFVKIPVLVFSAGLGDIVEAILKNQGVLFDNVKIISNFLKYKDGKLAGFQNERLIHVFNKNEHAIEQDYFKVLEGRKNVFLMGDTIGDASMVDGMVNTCAVLKIGFLYDNIESSLASFMEKFDIVLVDDQTMQVPIDILRLLL from the exons TTCCCAACACTGAAACTAAAACATGTACACATTAAGGACAAAAAACGTCTATTAAGGACAATAAACACAATGTTGACAGATGGATGTAATTCTTTACAG aTAGTCACTGATTTTGATTTAACATTGACTAAACAACACGTCAATGGAAAAAAGGTTCTCAGCAGTTTTg gaATCTTCAGCAAGTGCAAGCAACTTCCAGAAATATATGCGAAGGAATCAAGTCGTCTTTATCAAAAATACAGACCGATCGAAATAGATCCTAATTTATCTATTGAAGTAAAAACAGAGGCAATGAGAGAATGGATGATAGCGGCAGAGGAAATACTGAAAGGAATACCTTTTACTCCCGATGAAATACCAGAAATAAGCAATATTTATGGGACACATTTAAGGGATGGTactaaagaattttttaaaaaactgCACTTTGTTAAAATTCCAGTACTAGTCTTCAGTGCTGGTTTAGGAGACATTGTCGAAGCAATATTAAAGAATCAAGGAGTTCTATTTGATAATGTAAAG atAATCTCCAATTTCCTCAAATACAAAGACGGAAAATTGGCAGGCTTTCAAAATGAAAGACTAATACACGTTTTCAATAAAAACGAACATGCAATAGAACAAGACTATTTTAAAGTTCttgaaggaaggaaaaatgtttttttaatgGGTGATACCATAGGAGATGCATCAATGGTCGACGGAATGGTGAATACATGTGCTGTGCTAAAAATTGGTTTTCTTTATGACAAT ATTGAAAGCAGCCTAGCTTCGTTTATGGAAAAATTTGACATTGTTTTGGTCGATGATCAAACGATGCAAGTTCCAATCGATATATTAAGACtattgttataa
- the LOC139992574 gene encoding TP53-regulated inhibitor of apoptosis 1 isoform X1, translating into MNSIAEACNNLKKEYDGCFKLWFSEKFLKGDLDDSMCSNHFKLYNQCLQQAMKDQNINLDEVNVAHLGTEQEKKTEN; encoded by the exons atgaacaGTATAGCAGAAGCTTGTAATAatcttaaaaaagaatatgatGGGTGTTTCAAACTTTGGTTTtccgaaaaatttcttaaaggTGATTTAGATGATTCAATGTGCTCGAATCATTTTAAATTGTACAATCAATGCCTTCAG CAAGCCATGAAAGATCAGAACATAAATCTGGACGAAGTGAATGTAGCTCATTTGGGAACCGAACAAGAGAAGAAAACTGAGAATTGA
- the LOC139992574 gene encoding TP53-regulated inhibitor of apoptosis 1-A isoform X2, which translates to MEACKELKEKYDRCFNDWFSEKFLRGINDDSECAHLLKVYTKCVAQAMKDQNINLDEVNVAHLGTEQEKKTEN; encoded by the exons atgGAGGCTTGCaaagaattgaaagaaaagtACGATCGTTGTTTTAATGATTGGTTCTCTGAGAAATTTCTACGTGGAATCAATGACGATAGTGAATGTGCACATTTACTTAAAGTTTATACCAAATGTGTAGCG CAAGCCATGAAAGATCAGAACATAAATCTGGACGAAGTGAATGTAGCTCATTTGGGAACCGAACAAGAGAAGAAAACTGAGAATTGA
- the LOC139992550 gene encoding 5-taurinomethyluridine-[tRNA] synthase subunit GTPB3, mitochondrial — MRRRIFVSLILLQRHFCECRSSTIYALSSGYGKCGVAVIRVSGPKALVALEKMTKISSLKPRTAFLRKIHDPQTNEVLDKGLCLWFPGPKSFTGEDCAEFHVHGGPAVVTSILNALSKLRFHVALPGEFTRRAFLNGKIDLTEAEGIGDLIEAETEKQRQQASIQASGSLRRLYDSWRIKLLNVLANLEAYVDFSEEHSVTSNVLEDANTVVQTLSTEIQQHLSDGRKGEILRTGVHVAILGEPNVGKSSLLNLLSRKDAAIVTSSPGTTRDVIELTTNICGYPMILADTAGIRNNPENEIEVEGIRKAKEYSKEADFVICVISAENSIKTSVGKFLEQYKNYLGIHKKRVLAVLNKIDLLNEKEKERWRQQNVVPISCKTQEGLEELTNALGKCFEELCGDPSQENPVISHARYRNHLLHVSDCLELYLERTVAPTYDMAISLQDIRDAARELGKITGTISNEEVLDIIFKNFCIGK, encoded by the exons ATGAGACgcagaatttttgtttcactaatTTTACTGCAAAGACACTTTTGTGAATGTAGATCCTCTACGATCTATGCACTTTCTTCCG GATATGGTAAATGTGGCGTGGCAGTAATTCGTGTTTCAGGACCGAAAGCATTAGTAGCATTggaaaaaatgacaaaaatatCCTCTCTGAAACCTAGAACAGCCTTCTTAAGAAAGATTCATGATCCTCAGACAAATGAAGTTTTAGATAAGGGTCTATGCCTTTGGTTTCCAG GACCCAAATCATTTACTGGAGAGGACTGTGCAGAATTCCATGTTCACGGTGGTCCAGCAGTAGTGACATCAATTCTAAATGCACTTTCAAAGTTACGTTTTCATGTAGCGCTTCCCGGAGAATTCACTAGGAGAGCATTTTTAAATGGAAAGATAGATTTAACTGAAGCGGAGGGTATAGGGGATTTAATTGAAGCAGAAACTGAGAAACAACGTCAACAG GCCTCTATTCAAGCAAGTGGTTCCCTTCGTCGTCTCTATGATTCTTGGCGTATTAAGCTTTTAAATGTTCTTGCCAATTTAGAAGCTTATGTTGATTTTTCTGAAGAGCATAGTGTAACATCAAATGTGTTAGAAGATGCTAATACTGTTGTGCAAACATTATCTACAGAAATTCAGCAACATCTTTCTGATGGAAGAAAAGGGGAAATTTTACGCACTGGGGTACACGTAGCAATACTTGGGGAGCCTAATGTCGGAAAAAGCAGTCTTCTAAACCTTCTTTCTAGAAAAGATGCAGCAATTGTTACATCTTCACCAGGAACAACGAGAGATGTTATAGAGTTAACAACAAATATTTGTGGATATCCAATGATTCTTGCAGATACTGCAGGAATCAGAAATAATccagaaaatgaaatagaagTGGAGGGTATTagaaaagcaaaagaatactCAAAAGAAGCAGACTTTGTTATATGTGTAATTAGCGCggaaaatagtataaaaactTCTGTAGGAAAGTTTTTAGAacagtataaaaattatttgggaatacataaaaaaaggGTTCTTGCTGtactaaataaaatagacttacttaatgaaaaagaaaaagaaagatggaGGCAGCAAAATGTTGTTCCTATATCATGTAAGACGCAAGAAGGTTTAGAAGAGCTTACGAACGCATTAGGAAAGTGTTTCGAGGAATT gtGCGGCGATCCATCTCAAGAAAATCCTGTAATCAGTCATGCACGATATAGAAATCATTTATTGCATGTCTCAGATTGTCTTGAACTGTATTTAGAAAGAACTGTAGCACCAACTTATGACATGGCTATATCCTTACAAGATATTAGAGATGCAGCAAGAGAACTTGGCAAAATTACCGGTACTATCAGTAATGAAGAAGTTttagatattatatttaaaaatttttgtataggCAAATAA
- the Hinfp gene encoding histone H4 transcription factor has protein sequence MAEFGKKLITSKDVQKWCNDWVELQKNFTYTDEPQCKKRHTDDDDSYNTDSEFDSVSECGTKRRVGFPLKREIYHLSCEWTSCKYETNHVERFVNHVATHVSDLNTRTNEKEISVYICQWTGCLYESDDPDEISRHVNYHAYHTKLKCIGSNVRTRIKLPKCRRDPEWKNVVDLPAPLLCRWEECLKHFRNYQLYLYHVAVHIEEGPRGNKIEGGVKCKWTGCGSLYPNLYKLRNHIRHHTKEKIVACPDCGATFASNTKFHIHCKRQIPIDVQGFQCSHCNKFYPTEGILRDHMRMHVFNYKCTLCDMSCDSPANLAKHVRYRHVSTRSFPCQLCNHAAKSQQDLDTHMTVHTKGPNFSCHFEGCQYKCKGAYTLDRHIERVHTMQVRWYCCHECPVKYRKSYRLTRHLIETHQLQLPSGHTRFQYSHDEDGCYRLQMFRYEAVEEETNPSINQPKLQNKKFKIKLNKDASVPQIQVFEDLDENEGENEDNEVQEMSGGKNDEGKSMPVISNILITIDETDAEGNIIRSRVVEAQETMELPPTEGSPLILT, from the exons ATGGCAGAATTCGGGAAAAAGTTAATCACTAGTAAAGATGTACAGAAATGGTGTAACGATTGGGTAGAATTGCAAAAGAATTTTACATATACAGATGAACCGCAATGTAAGAAAAGACATACAGACGACGATGATAGTTATAATACTGATTCCGAGTTTGATTCCGTATCAGAATGTGGAACAAAAAGAAGAGTTGGTTTCCCGCTGAAACGTGAAATTTATCATCTATCCTGCGAATGGACCAGctgtaaatatgaaaccaaTCACGTTGAGAGATTCGTAAATCACGTGGCCACACACGTGTCTGATTTAAATACGCGGACCAATGAGAAAGAAATCAGTGTTTACATATGTCAATGGACTGGCTGTTTGTACGAGAGTGATGATCCCGATGAGATCTCTAGGCATGTTAATTATCATGCCTATCATACTAAATTGAAATGTATCGGATCAAATGTTCGCACCAGAATTAAATTACCT aaatgtCGTAGAGATCCCGAATGGAAAAATGTTGTGGATCTTCCAGCGCCACTTCTTTGCCGTTGGGAAGAATGTCTGAAACACTTCAGAAATTATCAGTTATATTTGTATCATGTGGCTGTTCATATTGAGGAAGGTCCTAGAGGTAATAAAATCGAAGGAGGTGTGAAATGTAAGTGGACAGGTTGTGGCAGCTTATATCCCAATTTGTACAAATTGAGGAATCATATCAGGCAtcatacaaaagaaaagatcGTTGCCTGTCCCGATTGTGGTGCTACCTTTGCTTCCAATACAAAATTCCATATACATTGCAAACGGCAAATTCCAATTGACg ttCAGGGATTCCAGTGCTCCCATTGTAATAAGTTTTATCCGACTGAAGGAATTTTGAGAGATCATATGCGAATGCATGTTTTCAATTATAAATGTACTCTTTGCGATATGAGTTGCGACTCACCGGCCAATTTAGCCAAACATGTTAGATATCGGCATGTCTCTACTAGAAGTTTCCCTTGTCAGCTCTGCAATCATGCTGCCAAATCTCAACAGGATCTAGATACGCATATGACAGTTCACACAAAAGGACCTAACTTTTCATGTCATTTTGAAGGATGCCAATATAAATGCAAGGGCGCCTATACTCTTGATAG gcACATCGAACGAGTTCACACTATGCAGGTGCGATGGTATTGCTGTCATGAATGTCCAGTAAAATATAGGAAAAGCTATAGACTAACAAGACATTTAATTGAGACACATCAATTGCAATTACCTAGTGGTCATACACGATTCCAATACAGTCACGATGAAGATGGATGTTACAGATTACAAATGTTCAGATATGAAGCTgtcgaagaagaaacaaatcCTTCTATTAACCAGccaaaattgcaaaataaaaaatttaaaatcaaattaaataaagacgCCAGTGTGCCTCAAATTCAG GTTTTTGAAGATTTGGATGAAAATGAAGGGGAAAATGAAGACAACGAAGTGCAAGAAATGTCAGGGGGGAAAAATGACGAAGGAAAATCTATGCCGGTGATTTCGAATATTCTGATAACGATCGATGAAACTGATGCCGAGGGAAATATAATTAGAAGTAGAGTTGTGGAAGCGCAAGAAACTATGGAATTGCCACCCACCGAAGGATCACCATTAATTTtgacataa
- the Rad60 gene encoding DNA repair protein Rad60 isoform X2 yields METFQLGSSSDDDDDMYLNSVAKLNALKKKPPPPPQHNDQKGEDKEKKIQKNNKEILEDTNRIRITRKVGKQKTNQNTRGKRNTTRHRLARQRQKRNAWQIDNETDSDLEIVSIEEKPISPENDLFILESSTPENLHSSETEDYEINIKILWRSKNIHRLNICKNENFRQIFEYFANLEQVSTDEILITKKDVTIKQTDTPASINLSVIDILEGGIVKRDGTDTMPRKDTNNENVCTIKIQTTGKKNLTVSVKRDDDFKILLEKCAQKFDVEQSKIKLYFDGELISATDTPDSLDIEDEACFDLRLSS; encoded by the exons ATGGAGACATTTCAATTAGGAAGTTCATCCGACGACGATGATGATATGTACTTAAATTCTGTTGCAAAGTTAAATg CCTTAAAGAAAAAGCCGCCGCCACCACCGCAACATAACGACCAAAAGGGGGAGGATAAGGAGAAGAAGatacaaaaaaataacaaaga AATTCTAGAAGACACCAACAGAATTAGAATAACAAGAAAAGtaggaaaacaaaaaacaaatcaGAATACAAGAGGTAAAAGAAACACTACTAGGCATCGGTTGGCAagacaaagacaa AAAAGAAATGCATGGCAGATTGACAATGAGACGGATTCAGATCTAGAAATCGTTTCTATAGAAGAAAAACCAATATCACCtgaaaatgatttattcatACTTGAAAGTAGTACACCAGAGAATTTACATTCTAGTGAGACTGAGGATTATgaaataaacattaaaatcCTTTGGCGATCAAAGAACATACATCGTTTGAATATTTGTAAA AATGAAAACTTTCGacaaatttttgaatattttgccAATTTAGAACAAGTATCTAcagatgaaattttaataacaaaaaaagatGTAACTATTAAACAAACTGATACACCAGCTTCCATAAATTTGTCTGTGATAGACATACTTG AGGGAGGCATTGTTAAGAGGGACGGTACAGACACTATGCCTCGAAAAGACACGAACAATGAAAACGtttgtacaataaaaatacaaacaaCAGGCAAGAAAAATCTAACTGTTTCTGTTAAACGAGATGacgatttcaaaattttattagagAAATGTGCTCAAAAATTTGATGTCGagcaatcaaaaattaaacTGTATTTCGATGGTGAATTAATTTCGGCTACAGATACACCCGATTCATTAGATATAGAAGACGAAGCTTGTTTTGATCTTCGATTATCTTCCTAG
- the Rad60 gene encoding DNA repair protein Rad60 isoform X1 — protein sequence METFQLGSSSDDDDDMYLNSVAKLNALKKKPPPPPQHNDQKGEDKEKKIQKNNKEILEDTNRIRITRKVGKQKTNQNTRGKRNTTRHRLARQRQKRNAWQIDNETDSDLEIVSIEEKPISPENDLFILESSTPENLHSSETEDYEINIKILWRSKNIHRLNICKNENFRQIFEYFANLEQVSTDEILITKKDVTIKQTDTPASINLSVIDILEKKMFTEGGIVKRDGTDTMPRKDTNNENVCTIKIQTTGKKNLTVSVKRDDDFKILLEKCAQKFDVEQSKIKLYFDGELISATDTPDSLDIEDEACFDLRLSS from the exons ATGGAGACATTTCAATTAGGAAGTTCATCCGACGACGATGATGATATGTACTTAAATTCTGTTGCAAAGTTAAATg CCTTAAAGAAAAAGCCGCCGCCACCACCGCAACATAACGACCAAAAGGGGGAGGATAAGGAGAAGAAGatacaaaaaaataacaaaga AATTCTAGAAGACACCAACAGAATTAGAATAACAAGAAAAGtaggaaaacaaaaaacaaatcaGAATACAAGAGGTAAAAGAAACACTACTAGGCATCGGTTGGCAagacaaagacaa AAAAGAAATGCATGGCAGATTGACAATGAGACGGATTCAGATCTAGAAATCGTTTCTATAGAAGAAAAACCAATATCACCtgaaaatgatttattcatACTTGAAAGTAGTACACCAGAGAATTTACATTCTAGTGAGACTGAGGATTATgaaataaacattaaaatcCTTTGGCGATCAAAGAACATACATCGTTTGAATATTTGTAAA AATGAAAACTTTCGacaaatttttgaatattttgccAATTTAGAACAAGTATCTAcagatgaaattttaataacaaaaaaagatGTAACTATTAAACAAACTGATACACCAGCTTCCATAAATTTGTCTGTGATAGACATACTTG aaaaaaaaatgtttacagAGGGAGGCATTGTTAAGAGGGACGGTACAGACACTATGCCTCGAAAAGACACGAACAATGAAAACGtttgtacaataaaaatacaaacaaCAGGCAAGAAAAATCTAACTGTTTCTGTTAAACGAGATGacgatttcaaaattttattagagAAATGTGCTCAAAAATTTGATGTCGagcaatcaaaaattaaacTGTATTTCGATGGTGAATTAATTTCGGCTACAGATACACCCGATTCATTAGATATAGAAGACGAAGCTTGTTTTGATCTTCGATTATCTTCCTAG